In Candidatus Palauibacter australiensis, the following are encoded in one genomic region:
- a CDS encoding ABC transporter ATP-binding protein has translation MQAPDGPLQEEEALGKAYDARLMKRLLSYLRPYRGRVALAVLMLVAASGLALVGPWLTMEVIDHAIPDGDFGALRTFGILFFVTLLLSGLLEYGRTILTTWIGQNVMLDLRQEIFRHLQRLRLAYFDRNPVGRLMTRLTSDVEVLNEMFTSGVVTIFGDVFTVAFIMIAMLVMDWRLALVTFAVLPLVFMAAWLFRKKVREAYRDIRIRLARINAFLQERITGVRVVQLFRQERAATRWFGDINDDHLEAHLRSITYYALFFPVIEVLASVALALIIWYGGNQALQGTLTIGVIAAFLQYAKRFFRPIQDLSEKYNILQGAMASSERIFRLLDEAPGIEDPKNPTELPARVRGRIEFEDVWFRYLSPEEDAAGVTTPALAHAAAWEGAEGRLDEDAPDDGWVLRGISFTAEPGQRLAVVGATGAGKTTLFSLLMRFYEPQRGRITLDGVDIRELRLSDLRRRMGLVLQDVYLFSGSAANNIALDRKAVGRDEIREAARQVGVDRHLARLPKKYDEPLSERGGNLSVGERQLVSFARALAGDPPILLLDEATSSVDSEIEAEIQAALERLMKGRTSLVIAHRLSTIQGADRILVLHHGRISESGTHDTLIESGGLYAQLHRLQFQKPTAAA, from the coding sequence ATGCAAGCGCCTGACGGTCCCCTCCAGGAAGAAGAAGCGCTCGGGAAGGCGTACGACGCCCGTCTGATGAAGCGCCTGCTCTCGTACCTGAGACCGTACCGGGGCAGGGTCGCGCTCGCCGTGCTGATGCTCGTGGCCGCCTCGGGGCTCGCGCTCGTCGGCCCCTGGCTGACGATGGAGGTCATCGACCACGCGATTCCGGACGGCGACTTCGGTGCCCTCCGCACCTTTGGGATCCTCTTCTTCGTCACGCTCCTCCTCTCCGGACTGCTGGAGTACGGGCGCACGATCCTGACCACGTGGATCGGGCAGAACGTGATGCTCGACCTGCGGCAGGAGATCTTCCGGCACCTGCAGCGCCTGCGGCTGGCGTACTTCGACCGGAACCCCGTCGGACGCCTGATGACGCGGCTCACGAGCGACGTCGAGGTTCTGAACGAGATGTTCACCTCCGGGGTCGTGACGATCTTCGGGGACGTGTTCACGGTCGCTTTCATCATGATCGCCATGCTCGTCATGGACTGGCGGCTCGCCCTCGTGACGTTCGCGGTCCTCCCCCTCGTGTTCATGGCCGCGTGGCTCTTCCGGAAGAAGGTGCGCGAGGCGTACCGCGACATCCGGATCCGGCTCGCGCGCATCAACGCCTTCCTGCAGGAACGGATCACGGGGGTGCGCGTCGTGCAGTTGTTCCGGCAGGAGCGGGCGGCGACGCGCTGGTTCGGCGACATCAACGATGACCACCTCGAGGCCCACCTGCGCTCGATCACGTACTACGCGCTCTTCTTTCCCGTCATCGAGGTGCTCGCGTCCGTCGCGCTCGCGCTGATTATCTGGTACGGGGGCAACCAGGCCCTCCAGGGGACGCTCACGATCGGGGTCATCGCGGCCTTCCTGCAGTACGCGAAGCGGTTCTTCCGGCCCATCCAGGACCTGTCCGAGAAGTACAACATCCTGCAGGGGGCGATGGCGAGTTCGGAGCGGATCTTCCGGCTCCTGGACGAGGCGCCGGGAATCGAGGACCCGAAGAACCCGACGGAGCTTCCGGCGCGCGTGAGGGGCCGCATCGAGTTCGAGGACGTCTGGTTCCGGTACCTGTCGCCGGAGGAGGACGCGGCGGGGGTCACCACGCCCGCCCTGGCGCACGCGGCGGCCTGGGAAGGGGCGGAGGGGCGGCTCGACGAGGACGCGCCTGACGACGGCTGGGTGCTGCGCGGCATCAGCTTCACGGCGGAGCCCGGACAGCGGCTCGCGGTCGTCGGGGCGACCGGCGCGGGCAAGACAACGCTGTTCAGCCTCCTCATGCGCTTCTACGAGCCGCAGCGCGGGCGCATTACGCTCGACGGGGTCGACATCCGGGAGCTGCGGCTCTCCGACCTCCGTCGCCGGATGGGCCTCGTGCTGCAGGACGTCTATCTCTTCTCGGGCTCCGCCGCGAACAACATCGCGCTCGACCGCAAAGCGGTGGGGCGGGACGAGATCCGGGAGGCGGCCCGCCAGGTCGGGGTCGACCGGCACCTCGCGCGGCTGCCGAAGAAGTACGACGAGCCGCTGAGCGAGCGGGGCGGGAATCTGTCGGTCGGCGAGCGCCAACTGGTGTCCTTCGCCCGCGCGCTCGCGGGGGATCCGCCCATCCTGCTCCTGGACGAGGCGACGAGTTCGGTGGACTCGGAGATCGAGGCGGAGATCCAGGCGGCGCTGGAACGGCTGATGAAGGGGCGGACGAGCCTGGTGATCGCGCACCGGCTCTCCACCATCCAGGGCGCTGATCGCATCCTCGTGCTCCACCACGGACGCATCAGCGAATCCGGCACGCACGACACGCTGATTGAGAGCGGCGGGCTCTACGCGCAGCTCCACCGCCTCCAGTTTCAGAAGCCGACGGCCGCCGCATGA
- the uvrA gene encoding excinuclease ABC subunit UvrA translates to MSERIRVRGARQHNLKGIDIDIERGALTVLTGPSGSGKSSLAFDTIYAEGQRRYIESLSTYAKQFLERMPKPAVDLVEGVSPSVAIDQSNRVQSSRSTVGTITEVYDYLRLLWARVGTTVCPECGRVVVPDTVTSATDALLDAGPDARLAIAFPVPPEERADGARVVQNLRARGYVRLLADGRELYLPDIDLEGEEGEEEEGGGDATRALTQAREALVVVDRVGSRAEDRERIADSLAAAFAEGRGAAVALVWRRGTSTPERRDFEEAHRCGACGAAFPRPTPQLFSFNSPAGACDTCTGFGAVLEYSPQLIVPDPGRSLEEGALDPWSKPRYRRERARLRQFAAASGLDTTLPWEALPEAGRDVLLNGGRYAEERFRGVIPFLRSKEKKRYKAYIRVFLRQYQLPERCSGCEGYRLKPEALNVRVAGRHIAEVARWTVKDLSAWLAEGLDLTPFQRHVASTILRELEHRTSFLAEVGLGYLTLDRQARSLSGGEMQRIRLASCLGSRLVGTLYVLDEPTIGLHPHDIDAFTGVLERLASRGNTVLVVEHEPAVLERADRIVELGPRAGEQGGEIVFEGGWADLLAAETGTGQALQQRAAAAGQGGTGRGGTGRGGARPGGARPGGGPELVLRGARLHNVRDVDVAVPLGALTLVTGVSGSGKSTLIRGVLYHALEREITDRSSAKPHLGEPAGAWDRLEGAELLEDVVLVDQRPIGRTPRSNPATYIGAFTALRNAYAALPEARSRGYEAGYFSFNRPGGRCEQCKGAGEETVEMVFLADVSVPCEACGGSRYRPEVLEIGIRGRSIRDALDMTVDEAIRFFIRHDRLGARLWQLQRVGLGYLRLGQPATTLSGGEAQRLKIARELARRGGAGRRLYILDEPTVGLGVAEVGTLVAVLRELVKEGHAVVVVEHNLDVVAEADWVIDMGPGAAEDGGRIVAAGPPAEIAESEASLTGAFLRARAQRLGLDAAVAGAESA, encoded by the coding sequence ATGAGCGAGCGGATCCGGGTCCGGGGCGCCCGGCAGCACAACCTGAAGGGCATCGACATCGACATCGAGCGCGGGGCCCTCACCGTCCTCACGGGGCCCTCCGGCTCGGGGAAATCCAGCCTCGCCTTCGACACGATCTACGCCGAAGGACAGCGGCGGTACATCGAGTCGCTCTCCACCTACGCCAAGCAGTTTCTCGAGCGGATGCCGAAGCCCGCCGTCGATCTCGTCGAGGGCGTGAGCCCTTCCGTCGCCATCGACCAGAGCAACCGCGTGCAGTCGAGCCGCTCCACCGTCGGCACGATCACGGAGGTCTACGACTACCTGAGACTGCTGTGGGCGCGCGTGGGGACGACCGTGTGTCCGGAGTGCGGGCGTGTCGTCGTGCCGGACACCGTGACGTCGGCCACCGATGCGCTCCTCGATGCCGGTCCCGACGCGCGGCTCGCCATCGCCTTCCCCGTCCCCCCCGAGGAGCGCGCGGACGGCGCGAGGGTGGTGCAGAACCTCAGGGCGCGGGGGTATGTCCGCCTCCTCGCCGACGGCCGCGAACTCTACCTGCCGGACATCGATCTGGAGGGAGAAGAAGGAGAAGAAGAAGAGGGAGGAGGGGACGCCACGCGCGCGTTGACGCAGGCGCGGGAGGCGCTCGTGGTCGTGGACCGGGTCGGGTCCCGGGCGGAGGACCGGGAACGGATCGCGGATTCGCTCGCGGCCGCCTTCGCCGAGGGGAGGGGCGCCGCCGTCGCGCTCGTCTGGCGGCGCGGTACCTCGACCCCCGAGCGCCGCGACTTCGAAGAGGCCCATCGCTGCGGAGCGTGCGGCGCCGCGTTTCCGCGCCCCACCCCCCAACTGTTCAGCTTCAACAGCCCCGCCGGAGCGTGCGACACCTGCACGGGGTTCGGCGCCGTGCTCGAGTACTCCCCCCAACTGATCGTTCCCGACCCGGGCCGTTCACTGGAAGAGGGAGCCCTCGATCCATGGTCGAAGCCCCGCTACCGGCGCGAGCGCGCGCGGCTGAGACAGTTCGCCGCCGCCTCCGGGCTCGACACGACTCTCCCGTGGGAGGCGCTTCCCGAGGCAGGCCGCGACGTCCTGTTGAACGGAGGGCGGTACGCCGAGGAGCGCTTTCGGGGCGTGATCCCGTTTCTCCGCTCGAAGGAAAAAAAGCGGTATAAAGCGTACATCCGTGTCTTCCTGCGCCAGTATCAGCTTCCGGAGCGGTGTTCCGGCTGCGAGGGCTACCGCCTGAAGCCGGAGGCGCTGAACGTGCGCGTCGCCGGGCGACACATCGCCGAAGTCGCCCGCTGGACGGTGAAGGATCTCTCCGCCTGGCTCGCGGAAGGACTCGACCTCACCCCCTTCCAGCGTCACGTGGCGTCGACGATCCTGCGCGAACTCGAGCACCGGACCTCGTTTCTCGCGGAAGTCGGGCTCGGGTACCTGACGCTGGACCGGCAGGCTCGATCCCTCTCCGGGGGGGAGATGCAGAGGATCCGCCTCGCCAGCTGTCTCGGGAGCCGGCTGGTCGGCACGCTCTATGTCCTCGACGAACCCACGATCGGCCTTCATCCGCACGACATCGACGCCTTCACCGGCGTCCTCGAACGGCTCGCGAGCCGCGGCAACACCGTCCTCGTCGTCGAGCACGAGCCCGCGGTGCTGGAGCGCGCCGACCGCATCGTGGAACTGGGCCCCCGGGCCGGGGAACAGGGCGGCGAGATCGTGTTCGAGGGCGGCTGGGCCGATCTTCTCGCGGCGGAGACCGGAACCGGCCAGGCCCTCCAGCAGCGGGCGGCCGCCGCCGGGCAGGGCGGCACAGGGCGGGGCGGCACAGGGCGGGGCGGCGCTCGGCCTGGCGGCGCTCGGCCTGGCGGCGGTCCCGAACTCGTCCTGCGCGGCGCCCGCCTGCACAACGTGCGGGATGTGGACGTGGCGGTCCCGCTGGGGGCGCTCACGCTCGTCACCGGCGTCTCCGGCTCCGGGAAGTCGACGCTCATCCGCGGGGTGCTGTACCACGCCCTCGAGCGGGAGATCACGGACCGGTCCTCCGCCAAACCGCACCTGGGCGAGCCCGCCGGCGCCTGGGACCGGCTCGAAGGGGCGGAACTCCTGGAGGATGTCGTGCTCGTCGACCAGCGGCCGATCGGCCGCACCCCGCGCTCGAATCCCGCGACCTACATCGGAGCCTTCACGGCGCTGAGGAACGCATACGCCGCCCTCCCGGAAGCGCGCTCCCGCGGCTACGAGGCGGGATACTTCTCCTTCAACCGCCCGGGCGGGCGCTGCGAGCAATGCAAGGGCGCGGGGGAGGAGACGGTGGAGATGGTCTTCCTGGCCGACGTCTCCGTGCCCTGCGAGGCGTGCGGGGGGTCGCGCTACCGTCCGGAGGTGCTGGAGATCGGGATCCGCGGCCGTTCGATCCGCGACGCACTGGACATGACCGTGGACGAAGCGATCCGCTTCTTCATCCGCCACGACCGTCTCGGAGCCCGGCTGTGGCAACTGCAACGAGTGGGTCTGGGATACCTTCGGCTCGGCCAGCCCGCCACGACGCTCTCCGGAGGGGAGGCGCAGCGCCTCAAGATCGCCCGGGAACTCGCGCGCCGAGGGGGCGCGGGGCGCAGGCTGTACATCCTCGACGAACCCACGGTGGGCCTCGGCGTGGCGGAAGTCGGCACCCTCGTCGCTGTACTGCGCGAACTCGTGAAGGAAGGGCACGCGGTCGTCGTCGTCGAACACAACCTCGACGTGGTCGCGGAGGCCGATTGGGTCATCGACATGGGGCCCGGGGCCGCGGAGGACGGCGGCCGCATCGTGGCGGCGGGTCCACCCGCCGAGATCGCGGAGTCCGAGGCCTCCCTCACCGGTGCCTTCCTCCGCGCGCGGGCGCAACGCCTCGGCCTCGATGCCGCCGTGGCCGGAGCGGAGTCGGCGTGA
- a CDS encoding glycosyltransferase: protein MTQVDEPRVSILLPCRDAEPFLGACIESLAAQSEPRFEVLALDDGSRDGTGPLLRAWADRDPRVRLVDRDGSGIVAALRRLSGEARSPLLARMDADDVARPDRLAAQLRLLARRPDVAACGTGVRYFPRPRPNSGYLRYERWINGLTEPAAVERDLFVECPIAHPTLMVRRDAFEGVGGYRDAGGPEDYDLILRLATAGHRMTNVPQILHEWRLGPHRLSERSDRYSPDAFRRLKIAHLADGHVPAGRPLVIWGAGKVGKAFARGWLEQAGSATRARPVEAFVDLDPRKIGQNIHGAVVLRPQDLPAFGASVRPYVLLAVGTPGARREIREALEALGFREIDDYRAVA from the coding sequence GTGACCCAGGTGGACGAGCCGCGCGTCTCCATCCTGCTGCCGTGCCGGGACGCCGAGCCCTTCCTGGGCGCGTGCATCGAAAGCCTCGCCGCCCAGTCCGAGCCGCGCTTCGAGGTGCTCGCGCTCGACGACGGTTCGAGGGACGGGACCGGACCGCTGCTGCGGGCGTGGGCGGACCGCGACCCCCGCGTCCGTCTCGTCGATCGCGACGGTTCGGGGATCGTCGCGGCGCTGCGCCGGCTGTCGGGCGAGGCCCGGTCGCCGCTCCTCGCCCGCATGGACGCTGACGACGTGGCACGGCCCGACCGGCTGGCCGCGCAACTCCGCCTCCTCGCCCGGCGCCCGGATGTCGCCGCCTGCGGCACGGGCGTCCGCTACTTCCCGCGGCCCCGGCCCAACTCGGGCTACCTCCGCTACGAGCGCTGGATCAACGGGCTCACCGAGCCCGCCGCGGTCGAGCGGGACCTGTTCGTCGAATGTCCGATCGCCCACCCCACGCTGATGGTGCGGCGCGACGCCTTCGAGGGCGTCGGCGGCTATCGCGACGCCGGGGGACCGGAGGACTACGACCTCATCCTGCGGCTGGCCACGGCGGGCCATCGCATGACGAACGTGCCGCAGATCCTCCACGAGTGGCGCCTGGGTCCGCACCGGCTGTCGGAGCGGTCGGACCGCTACAGCCCCGACGCGTTCCGGCGTCTGAAGATCGCGCACCTGGCGGACGGCCATGTACCGGCGGGCCGGCCGCTCGTGATCTGGGGCGCCGGCAAGGTCGGAAAGGCCTTCGCGCGCGGCTGGCTCGAACAGGCCGGATCCGCGACTCGCGCCCGCCCGGTGGAGGCGTTCGTGGACCTGGACCCCCGCAAGATCGGGCAGAACATCCACGGAGCCGTCGTCCTCCGCCCGCAGGATCTCCCGGCGTTCGGCGCGTCCGTCCGCCCGTACGTGCTCCTCGCGGTGGGCACACCCGGCGCGCGCCGCGAGATCCGCGAGGCGCTGGAGGCCCTGGGTTTTCGGGAGATCGACGACTACCGCGCCGTGGCCTAG
- a CDS encoding saccharopine dehydrogenase NADP-binding domain-containing protein: MRESKLLIYGATGYTGRLAVAEAVRSGLRPVVGGRDPEKLAALASPGAVAHGLETRAFGLDDPATLAGALEDVAVVLHCAGPFSRTALPMYDACRKTGAHYLDITGEVDVFEALAARGAEAAAAGIMVLPGVGFDVVPSDCLIADLAARHPGGRTLRLGLAARSGASRGTMRTVAQAIGQFRIRRDGAIATVRPGQLRHAFDFGPPPGAALVGVLGDVTTAFHSTGIPNIETYLQATRSFTRLTRILRGFGPLLAGRTGRALLNRLLDRAPEGPSESARQTAHGILVAEIEDAEGRRAAARVRTPDPYGFTATVAVAIAGRALAGDFKPGYQTPSSAYGADLLREFDDVTWEVLDHDSAPRHSGGRWHDPTSLRKRGADCQSE, translated from the coding sequence ATGCGTGAATCGAAACTGCTCATCTACGGCGCCACGGGATATACCGGGCGGCTCGCGGTGGCCGAGGCGGTGCGGTCCGGGCTGCGGCCGGTTGTCGGCGGCCGGGATCCGGAGAAGCTCGCCGCGCTGGCGTCACCGGGGGCCGTGGCGCACGGGCTGGAGACCCGGGCCTTTGGACTGGACGACCCCGCTACGCTTGCCGGCGCGCTGGAGGACGTTGCGGTCGTCCTTCATTGCGCGGGGCCGTTCTCGCGCACCGCTCTCCCGATGTACGACGCCTGCCGGAAGACGGGCGCGCACTATCTCGACATCACCGGGGAGGTCGATGTGTTCGAGGCGCTGGCCGCGCGCGGGGCGGAGGCCGCCGCGGCCGGCATCATGGTCCTGCCGGGCGTCGGGTTCGACGTCGTCCCGAGCGACTGCCTCATCGCGGACCTCGCCGCGCGGCACCCGGGCGGCCGCACCCTGCGGCTCGGCCTCGCGGCCCGCAGCGGCGCCTCCCGCGGCACGATGCGCACGGTAGCCCAGGCGATCGGGCAGTTTCGGATCCGGCGCGACGGTGCGATCGCGACGGTGCGACCCGGTCAACTGCGTCACGCGTTCGATTTCGGACCCCCGCCGGGCGCCGCGCTCGTCGGGGTGCTGGGAGACGTGACGACGGCCTTCCATTCCACGGGAATACCGAACATCGAGACCTACCTGCAGGCAACCCGGAGCTTCACCCGCCTCACGAGGATCCTGCGCGGCTTCGGCCCGCTGCTGGCCGGACGAACGGGAAGGGCGCTGCTGAACCGCCTGCTCGATCGCGCGCCGGAGGGGCCGAGCGAATCGGCGCGCCAGACGGCGCACGGGATCCTGGTCGCGGAGATCGAAGACGCGGAGGGGAGGCGGGCGGCGGCGCGCGTGCGGACGCCGGACCCCTACGGCTTCACCGCGACGGTAGCCGTCGCCATCGCGGGACGCGCGCTGGCCGGTGATTTCAAGCCGGGCTACCAGACCCCGTCCTCCGCCTACGGCGCGGATCTGTTGCGGGAGTTCGATGATGTGACGTGGGAAGTACTCGACCATGACTCCGCGCCTCGGCACTCTGGTGGCCGGTGGCATGATCCGACGAGCCTTCGAAAGAGGGGTGCAGATTGTCAATCGGAATGA
- a CDS encoding metallophosphoesterase family protein codes for MRLLLFSDLHTDLAAAASIVERAAGFDAVVGAGDLAVKRRGLAGIVEVLAAIETPTVLVPGNGESAEELSAACQGWPAAHVLHGDGVDIGGVPFFGLGGGVPVTPFGPWSYDFTEDEARDLLAPCPAGAVLVSHSPPLGHADADASGRHMGSTAVLEAIERTRPRLVVCGHIHGSWGVRSRAGDTPIVNAGPAGAEWRIESRGMPGNPVD; via the coding sequence ATGCGTCTCCTGCTGTTCAGCGATCTCCACACCGATCTCGCGGCCGCCGCGTCGATCGTCGAGCGGGCCGCCGGCTTCGACGCGGTCGTCGGGGCCGGCGACCTCGCGGTCAAGCGGCGCGGCCTGGCCGGGATCGTCGAAGTCCTGGCCGCGATCGAGACCCCCACCGTCCTCGTGCCCGGAAACGGCGAGTCCGCCGAGGAACTCTCCGCGGCGTGCCAAGGCTGGCCGGCGGCCCACGTCCTGCACGGAGACGGCGTCGACATCGGCGGCGTGCCCTTCTTCGGTCTCGGCGGCGGCGTGCCGGTGACCCCCTTCGGCCCGTGGAGCTACGACTTCACGGAAGACGAAGCGCGGGACCTCCTCGCGCCGTGCCCCGCGGGCGCCGTCCTCGTATCCCACTCCCCCCCGCTCGGCCACGCCGACGCCGACGCGTCGGGTCGCCACATGGGCAGCACCGCGGTACTGGAAGCCATCGAACGCACCCGCCCCCGCCTCGTCGTCTGCGGCCACATCCACGGCTCATGGGGCGTCCGCTCCCGGGCCGGAGACACCCCGATCGTCAACGCCGGCCCCGCAGGCGCGGAGTGGCGTATCGAAAGTCGCGGAATGCCCGGAAACCCTGTAGATTAG
- the gyrA gene encoding DNA gyrase subunit A: MTTESIERVEQRPLEEEMRESFIDYSMSVIVQRALPDVRDGLKPVHRRILYAMHEAGLGPTRPYRKSATVVGDVIGKYHPHGDSAVYDSLVRMAQEFSLRYPLVDGQGNFGSVDGDSAAAYRYTEARLAGFASELLGDIDKETVDHTPNFDDRLQEPTVLPSALPNLLVNGSSGIAVGMATNIPPHNLREVAAACHRLIEAPDTTLDELMEIVRGPDFPTGGAIFGGAGIREAYRQGRGRVVMRAKADIEEGRDGRDRIIIREIPFMVNKTRLIEQIAGLVRDKKVTDISDLRDESDRDGIRVVIELKRDAVPQIVLNQLFKGTQLQSTFGVIMLALVGGEPQVMDLKTMLGHFLEHRHEVVERRTRFEYGVAKDREHVLEGLKVAVDNIDEVIRIIRASAETEVARAELRSVFDLSERQADAILNMRLARLTGLEIEKLEEELEKVRARRQELEAILASRARRMEIVGDELSALVDKFGDERRTEIVPDTSDLTDEDLIAEERMVITVSHSGYIKRIEPQVYRAQRRGGRGIAGMGTKEEDWVEHLFLASTHDYLLIFTTAGRMYWLKVYQIPLARRTARGKPIVNLLRMEKGEKIASIVRAREFSADRFLIFATRRGLVKKTSLAAYRNVRAPGLRAINILEDDRLIDVKLSDGANDVILATRRGRAIRFSEGGIREVGRVAQGVRGIRLKGRDTVVAMVVARRGGSLLTATQLGMGKRSDVDDYRITHRGGQGVINLKPTDKSGLVAAVREVTDDDELMFVTRNGVINRQQAEGIRVIGRATQGMRLVALDEGDELVDVACLIDPIGTDPAADDPAEADALDGAEVEAGDVEDTE; this comes from the coding sequence ATGACCACCGAGAGTATAGAACGCGTCGAGCAGAGACCGCTCGAAGAAGAGATGCGCGAATCGTTCATCGACTACTCGATGAGCGTGATCGTGCAGCGCGCCCTCCCCGACGTTCGCGACGGCCTGAAGCCGGTCCACCGGCGGATCCTGTACGCGATGCACGAGGCGGGCCTCGGCCCGACCCGGCCCTACCGGAAGAGCGCCACCGTCGTCGGCGACGTGATCGGCAAGTACCACCCGCACGGCGACTCGGCTGTCTACGATTCGCTCGTCCGTATGGCGCAGGAGTTTTCGCTCCGCTACCCGCTCGTCGACGGGCAGGGCAACTTCGGGTCCGTGGACGGTGACTCCGCCGCGGCCTACCGGTACACGGAGGCCCGGCTGGCCGGATTCGCCAGCGAGCTTCTGGGGGACATCGACAAGGAGACGGTCGACCACACGCCGAACTTCGATGATCGGCTTCAGGAGCCGACCGTCCTGCCCTCGGCGCTCCCCAACCTCCTCGTCAACGGATCGTCGGGCATCGCCGTCGGCATGGCCACGAACATCCCCCCGCACAATCTCCGCGAGGTGGCCGCTGCCTGTCACCGCCTCATCGAGGCGCCCGACACGACGCTCGACGAGTTGATGGAGATCGTCCGGGGCCCCGACTTCCCCACCGGGGGCGCGATCTTTGGCGGGGCCGGGATCCGCGAAGCCTACCGGCAGGGCCGCGGACGGGTCGTGATGCGCGCGAAGGCGGATATCGAGGAGGGACGGGACGGCCGCGACCGCATCATCATCCGCGAGATCCCCTTCATGGTGAACAAGACCCGGCTCATCGAGCAGATCGCGGGTCTCGTGCGCGACAAGAAGGTCACGGACATCTCCGACCTGCGCGACGAGTCCGACCGCGACGGGATCCGGGTCGTCATCGAACTGAAACGCGACGCAGTGCCGCAGATCGTCCTGAACCAGCTCTTCAAGGGTACGCAACTCCAGTCCACCTTCGGCGTCATCATGCTCGCGCTCGTCGGCGGCGAGCCGCAGGTGATGGACCTCAAGACGATGCTCGGGCACTTCCTCGAGCACCGGCACGAGGTGGTGGAGCGGCGGACGCGCTTCGAGTACGGGGTGGCGAAGGACCGGGAACACGTCCTCGAGGGGCTCAAGGTCGCGGTCGACAACATCGACGAAGTCATCCGCATCATCCGCGCCTCCGCCGAGACCGAGGTCGCGCGCGCGGAACTCCGGTCAGTCTTCGATCTCAGCGAACGCCAGGCCGACGCGATCCTGAACATGCGGCTCGCGCGCCTCACGGGACTCGAGATCGAGAAACTCGAGGAGGAACTGGAGAAGGTGCGCGCGCGCCGGCAGGAACTCGAGGCCATCCTCGCCTCGCGCGCCCGGCGGATGGAGATCGTCGGGGATGAGCTGTCGGCTCTCGTAGACAAGTTCGGGGATGAGCGCCGCACCGAGATCGTGCCCGACACCTCGGACCTCACGGACGAGGACCTCATCGCCGAAGAGCGGATGGTCATCACCGTCTCGCACTCCGGCTACATCAAGCGCATCGAGCCCCAGGTCTACCGGGCGCAGCGGCGCGGCGGGCGCGGGATCGCGGGCATGGGCACGAAGGAAGAGGACTGGGTGGAGCACCTCTTCCTCGCCTCGACCCACGACTATCTCCTCATCTTCACGACCGCGGGCCGCATGTACTGGCTCAAGGTGTACCAGATCCCGCTCGCACGCCGGACGGCGCGCGGGAAACCGATCGTGAACCTGCTGAGGATGGAGAAGGGCGAGAAAATCGCCTCCATCGTCAGGGCGCGCGAGTTCTCCGCCGACCGCTTCCTCATCTTCGCCACCCGCCGGGGCCTCGTGAAGAAGACGAGCCTCGCCGCGTATCGGAACGTCCGGGCGCCGGGTCTGCGCGCCATCAACATCCTCGAGGACGACCGGCTCATCGATGTGAAGCTGAGCGATGGCGCGAACGATGTGATCCTCGCGACGCGCCGCGGGAGGGCGATCCGGTTTTCGGAAGGAGGCATACGAGAGGTTGGACGCGTCGCTCAGGGTGTGCGCGGCATCAGGCTCAAGGGGCGGGACACCGTCGTCGCGATGGTGGTCGCGCGGCGGGGCGGTTCCCTGTTGACCGCGACGCAATTGGGGATGGGCAAGCGCAGCGATGTGGATGACTATCGGATCACGCACCGCGGGGGGCAGGGTGTGATCAACCTCAAGCCGACGGACAAATCCGGCCTGGTCGCGGCCGTGCGAGAGGTAACGGACGACGACGAGCTGATGTTCGTGACCCGGAACGGAGTCATCAATCGGCAGCAGGCGGAGGGAATCCGGGTAATCGGACGCGCCACGCAAGGGATGCGGCTGGTCGCGCTCGATGAAGGAGATGAACTCGTGGACGTTGCGTGCCTGATCGATCCGATCGGAACGGATCCCGCGGCGGACGATCCTGCGGAAGCCGACGCTCTTGACGGCGCCGAAGTCGAGGCCGGCGACGTCGAGGACACCGAGTGA